Genomic window (Sphingomonas sp. OV641):
CTCGTCGCGGCGATCCGCAAGCTGCACGCCTCTGCTGGCGGCTTTGGAACGGTGCTCGGCTTCGCGCACGACTGGGCCAATCGCGAGAACACCATGCGCAGCTGGGATCTGGTCGCCCGCTACGTCATTCCGGAGATCCACGGGCTGCTCGAAGGGTATCGCACCTCACGCCAATACGTGATCGACCACCGCGAATCGTTCGAGCGCGCCGGCCAGGCGGTGCTCTCCAAGATAATGTCGCATGAAGGCGCGGCCGCCGCCCTCAAGGCAGGCCAGGAAGGCGGCGTCGCGATGCGTTCGCCGAACGCGCCGGATCTCAACAAGGCCGCAGAGGCGCTGAAGAACTGATCGTCGGCGACGGCGACGACACACCCCAGGAAAGGATGCCGCATGTCGATCGACTTTGAAATTCCGGAAGACGCCAAGGCGATCCGCGCCAAGGTTCGCCAATGGGTCCAGGACGAGTGCAAGCCGGCCGAACAGCGGCTTGTCGCCGGCGAGGATTACAAGACCGTGCTGGGCGAGCTTCGCGCCAAGGCGCGGGCACAGGGGCTATGGTGCCCCTTCATCCCGAAGGAATATGGCGGCATGGGCCTTGGGCCGCTGGCCAATGCGCTTGTCCAGATGGAACTCGGTGAAAGCCATCTCGGCGCCTTGTCGATGAACACGCAAGGGCCAGACGATGCCACCATGATGACCTTGCTGGCGCACGGCACCGAGCATCAGAAGGAGAAGTACCTCAAGCCACTGCTCAATGGCGAAAAGCGCATTTGCTATTCCATGACGGAGAAAGCTGCGGGCGCCGACGCCACCGGCATGCAGACCCGGGCGGTAAAGGACGGCAACGAGAATTATGTGCTGAACGGGGAGAAGTGGTTCTCCTCCGCCGCGAGCGTTGCAGACATCGCGCTCGTCATGGCGATGACCGATCCGGATGCGCCGCGACATCAGCGTTATTCGACGTTTATCGTCGAGCTGCCGAACCCCGGCTATCGCATTATCCGCGATATCGAGACGATGGCGGTGCACGGCCCGTTGAGCGAGGTGCTGGGCGGCGGCCATTCCGAGGTCGAGATCAAGGATCTGGTCGTTCCGGCCGAAGATCTGCTGGGCGGCGAGGGCAACGGCTTCAACATGGGCCAGCATCGCCTCGCCTACGGCCGCCTGCGTCACGGCATGCACAATGTCTCGATGGCACAGCGCGCGCTCGATCTGGCGACGGCGCATGTCGTGAAGCGTGAGACATTCGGCAAGCTGCTGAAGGAGCGGCAGGGCGTTCAGTGGATGCTCGCCGATTGCGCCGCGGAGATCTACAAGGCGCGGCTTATGCTGCTCCACATCGCCTACAAGGCGGAAAAAGGGGCGGACATCCGCCAGGAAAACTCGATCGCCAAGATTTTCCTCGCCAATATGGTGCATCAGGTGGTGGACACGGCGATCCAGCTGCACGGCGCGCTCGGCTTCAGCCTCGATACGCCGCTTGCCGCATGGTACACCCACATCCGCTCGCAGCGCCTGGTGGATGGTCCGGACGAGGTGCATCGCTGGACGGTGGGGCGCAACGTCATCAAGGCGTTCGAGCGGGACGGCACGACTGCCGCAGCCTGCGGCGGGGACCTGCTCTGACACGATCGGGAGGGCGCCGCTCAGGCGGCCCCTCCCTCTTTGACCATTGTCGGTCCGGCAGCCGGGGGGCCGATCGGGTCAAACTCGGGAGCTGCAGGGAGGGCAGCTTCGGAACCGGCGAAGGGGTCGTCCGATGAACATGCAACAAACCTTCCCTCAAGAACGAACGAACGCCCGCCTGGTCACTGGCTGGAAGCTCGACCGGATCGATCGCGCCAGCCTTCTTGCCCGCTTTACACCCCTGTTCCCGGACGTGGTTGCCGATCATGTGACGCTTCGATCGGGCACGGACGCCAACACGCCCCTGCCGCTTGACCAGCGCGGCGAGATCATCGGGGAGATCGACGATCGTGAAGGTGTGCAGGCGCTTGTGGTGCGGATCGGCGGGACATGCGTCAGGGAAGATGAGGGTACTTTCCACATCACCTGGTCGCTTGATCGGGCGCGGGGCCGACATGCGCGGGAAAGCAACGATGTGATCGCGCGGCTCGGCTGGCGGCCGCTCGCGGAACTCATCCCGATCCGTTTGCATCCCGCCCGCTTTTAACGGATCACCTGCAGGCGCAGGAGCGACCGGGAAAACTCGTCTTCCGTCTGGCGAATCAGCGCGGAAGCAATCCGGACAGCAAGGGCGGCAGTTCGCGCGCCAGAAAGCCGACCGGGCCGCTGCGCATCGCCAGCGTCCGACCCGCTTCGCCGTGCAGCCAAACGCCCCAAGCGGCCGCGTCGAACAGCGGCAGGCCACGCGCGACGAGGCCACCGATGGCGCCGACCAGCACGTCGCCGGAGCCGCCAGTACCCAGCCCCGGCCCGCCACCGGCATATTGGAGCAGGTCGCCCCTGGCGGGCGCAATCACCGATTGCGCGTCCTTGAGCACAACGACTGCGCCGAACCGTCGCGCCACATCGCCTGCGTGGCGTTGAAGGTCGCTGCGCACCTCATCTTCGTCACAGCCGAGCAGGCCAGCCATCTCGCCGGGGTGAGGCGTCATGACGAGTCGTCCGCGTAGTGGCTCAAGCACCGTCTCCATGCCATGGAGGCATGCGACTGCGGCGGCATCAAGGATCATCGGGACCTCGACCGGCCCTTGTGCCACGCGGCTGACGAGGCGAGCAGCCGCCGCCTTGTCGGTCATTCCCGGACCGATGAGGGCGACGTCGACGCGGGTGAGCGCCTGTTCCAGCGTCTGCGGCGGATCGTCCGCAATCTCGCCGGCCGCATCCTCCGGCAGCGCCAGAACACGCGCCTCGGGAAAGCGCACGCCCAAGGGGATCGCCGCCGACGCGATCGTTGCGAGCTGGATCTTTCCTGCACCCACCCGAAGGGCTGCCTCCCCAGTCAGGGCGATGGCGCCAGGCACGTGCGCAGATCCGCCGACCACCAGCAGGCGGCCGCGCGCGTCCTTGTCCGTGCCTGCGTCGATCGCCTTGATGGGGTGGGTTGCCCGCCAGGCGGCATCCAGCGGAATCACCGCCGCACCGCCGCGGCATCG
Coding sequences:
- a CDS encoding acyl-CoA dehydrogenase family protein, translated to MSIDFEIPEDAKAIRAKVRQWVQDECKPAEQRLVAGEDYKTVLGELRAKARAQGLWCPFIPKEYGGMGLGPLANALVQMELGESHLGALSMNTQGPDDATMMTLLAHGTEHQKEKYLKPLLNGEKRICYSMTEKAAGADATGMQTRAVKDGNENYVLNGEKWFSSAASVADIALVMAMTDPDAPRHQRYSTFIVELPNPGYRIIRDIETMAVHGPLSEVLGGGHSEVEIKDLVVPAEDLLGGEGNGFNMGQHRLAYGRLRHGMHNVSMAQRALDLATAHVVKRETFGKLLKERQGVQWMLADCAAEIYKARLMLLHIAYKAEKGADIRQENSIAKIFLANMVHQVVDTAIQLHGALGFSLDTPLAAWYTHIRSQRLVDGPDEVHRWTVGRNVIKAFERDGTTAAACGGDLL
- a CDS encoding NAD(P)H-hydrate dehydratase; this translates as MIPLDAAWRATHPIKAIDAGTDKDARGRLLVVGGSAHVPGAIALTGEAALRVGAGKIQLATIASAAIPLGVRFPEARVLALPEDAAGEIADDPPQTLEQALTRVDVALIGPGMTDKAAAARLVSRVAQGPVEVPMILDAAAVACLHGMETVLEPLRGRLVMTPHPGEMAGLLGCDEDEVRSDLQRHAGDVARRFGAVVVLKDAQSVIAPARGDLLQYAGGGPGLGTGGSGDVLVGAIGGLVARGLPLFDAAAWGVWLHGEAGRTLAMRSGPVGFLARELPPLLSGLLPR